A stretch of DNA from Lentimicrobiaceae bacterium:
TTTACTTCTATGTTATGTAATTCAATGATTGGTTTCAAAAATTCTTCAAGGTCGTTGATGCAAATTTGGCTAGCTGCATCGCAAAGAGCTTTGTCGGGTTCGGGGTGAGCTTCAATAAAAACTCCATCGACACCGGCAGCTACTCCTGCACGAGAAAGCACACCGAGATACTGGCGAGCACCACCTTTTGGGTCGGCACTTGGGATTCCGTATTTTCTGATAGAGTGAGTTATATCAAAAATAACCGGAAAGCCGATTTGTTGAAGTTCGTAAAAACTTCTCGGATCAACTACAAGGTCGTTGTAGCCGAATGTGTAACCCCTTTCGGTAAGTAATATTTGATTATTTCCCGAATCAATGACTTTTTGTGTTGGCTTGTCCATGTTTTCGGGTGCCAAAAATTGTCCGTGTTTGATGTTTATCACCTTGCCTGTCTTGGCTGCCGCCGTAACTATTGAAGTCTGCATACACAAGTACGCAGGAATTTGAATAACGTCTAACACTTCGGCTGCTATCGCTGCTTGCGAGCTTTCATGAATATCGGACAGTACGGGAAATCCAAAATCTTGTTTTATTCGTTGCAGCATTTTTAAACCTTCGTCCAAGCCAGGTCCTTGATAATGTTTAAGACTGCTACGGTTGTCTTTTGTAAACGAAGATTTAAAAATAACTGGAATATTCAGCTTTTCCGAAACTTTTTTCAAATATTCCGCAGTTTTCATCATAACGTCTTCGGTTTCTATGACACAAGGTCCCGAAATCAAAAACAACTCATCGGCACCGCAAGTTATATCGCCAACTTTAACTTTATATTTACTCATTTTTCGATTTTTAAAGTTATTACATTCTGATAAACATTTCTTTTATTCTGTCTTTTGTCAGAACGTCTTTCCAATTTTCGCCTAAGGCGTGATCCCACATGTGTGGTAAGTTATACGCAATGTCGGACATTTTATCGATTTGCTCTTTTGTCCAATTTTTTGATAAGTTGGTTGGAAGGTCAACGTTGTTGATTTTAATCATTTCTCTAAACTCATCAATTCCTTCGGAATAAAAATCTTCTAAAACGTTGAAAGCAATACAGTTAGCAATACCGTGTCTGGCTCCTAAAACGTATGACAAACCATAAGAAAGTGCGTGGCAAGCACCAACTTCGGAATAGCTAAGACTGAGTCCGCCAAACAAAGAAGCTACCATAAGGTCTTCGGCTGCTTTCAATGAGCCAAAACCTTCGGGGTTTAAATAAACCTTACGACAAAGGTCTATAGCCATATCAGCGTAGGCAGTGCTAAACGTGTTGTTTAGTCGTCCGTTTGTCGATTCTATGCAGTGAATATAGGTGTCCATTCCTGTGTAAAACCAATGATTTCGCGGTACTGTGAGTGTAAGTTCCGGATCCATAACAATTTGGTTAAACGGAGTAGATTCGCCTTTTATACCTAATTTCTTTTCAGGACCTGTCAGAACAGCTGTTGTCGAGCATTCGGCTCCTGTGCCTGATATTGTCGGCACTCCTACGTGATATACGCTAGGATTTTTTGCCAAGCCAAAACCTTGATACAATGTTGAAGAACCTTCTTGATTTACCATTACCGACAGAGCTTTTGCTATGTCCATGGCGCTACCGCCGCCAATTCCGACAACGCCCGAAGGTAAGCCCTTTGTTTGCATTATTTCGTCGCGTAGCGTGTCTATTTGTTGAGTTTTCGGCTCGTCTTTACCTGTAAAAACAAAATACACGCTATCGTTGGGTTTCAAAGGTAACCTTTTTTCAAGTTCTTTACCTTTAAAGTAGTCATCGACTATAAACACAAAATACTTGTTGTTGAGTTCGCGTTTTGGTGCTATTATCTCTTCCAACTGATTGAAACTGCCTGCACCGAAAACAATTTTATCTATATTTTTAATGTTTTTGTACATATCTTTTTATTTGTTGTTAATTACTGTAGAAATTATCTTTTTCAAATTATCGGCTAAATCAACAATTTGCTCGTCTGTCCAAGTAGCTTTTACACCAACGGAAATCAACCTTCCGATAACATTTTGAGATACCGGTAGTTGTAAGTTGTTGTAATCCTGAACAGGTTTTAAATGATGAATAGCCATAGGCGAAGCTGTTTTCAGATTTTTAAGGTGATCCCACTGATTTATAAAGTGATACATGTTGATGTACCAATAGTTACAGCTTTCCACTTTGTTTTTTGTAATGAGTTCGAACACTTGTCCCGCCATTTCTGTTGTAGGCATAAAGAAGTTAAGAAAAGTACCTGAATCGCCTTCCGGGTCGGGAACAGGTCTGAAAGTAATACCTTCAACGCCGGACAATAGTTCTTTAAGTCTCTGCTGATTATGCTTTTTAGCACTTCTGATTTTATTCAGTTTTCGCATTTGAGCCAATCTCACTGCGGCGTTCAATTCGCCAATACGGAAATTAAATCCAATGATAGGATGTTGTTCCATGCCCCTGTTGTTTCCAACGTGGTTGTGTCCGTGGTCGGAGTAGCAATCGGCTAATTTATAGCAATTTTCGTCATCGGTAACAAGTACACCACCTTCGCCGCAGGTTGTAATTTTAAAGAAATCGAAAGAATAACAGCCGGTTTTACCAAAAGTACCCACCGATTTTCCTTTATAAAAAGCTCCCAATGCCTGTCCGGCATCTTCAACAAGCACGAGATTGTGTTTTTTGCACACTTCCATTATTTCGTCCATATTGGCAGCAGCACCGCACATATGAACTAACAGCACAGCTTTGGTGTCGGGAGTCAAAGCAGCTTCAATGCCTTTGGCACTCAAACAAAGGTTTTCGTCGATTTCGGCAAAAACAGGAATTGCACCTACAAACAAAACCGCTTCAATTGTAGCAATAAAAGTAAACGGAGGCACAATAACTTGATGTCCGTAGCCAATACCTGCTGCGGCAAGAGCTGTCGCAACCGCAGTACTACCGCTGGAAACAGCGTGAGCGAAGTTTGCTCCTGTGTACTTCTTAACTTCTTCTTCCAAGCTTCTCGCTTTCCATATATTGTTGCGTTGTGCATCGTGGTTGTACCTAAATAAAATGCCGGTTTCTAATACGTCTTGTACTTCTTTACGTTCTTCGGCACCAAAAAATTCCATTCCGGGCATAATAATATCGTTTTAAAATTCAACTACAAAAGTACATCTTTTTGTTAATCATTTAAAATAAAGATGATATGTATTTTATGATTTTTAGCAGATTTAACACTAACCATAATGTTTAGAAACAATTAAGTACTGCAATTTTCACAATACTGTCAATTTTAACACTTTGTTATCAGATTTAGAAATAATATTAAATTTGCCGAAAATAAATCAAAAAAATAAGACTATGAAGAAAGCATACATATTCCCCGGTCAGGGAGCGCAATTTGTAGGAATGGGTAAGGATTTGTACGAAAATTATCCATTAGCCAAACAAATGTTTGATCAAGCCAACGAAATACTTGGTTTCAACATAACCGATCTAATGTTTTCGGGAACCGAAGATGAATTAAAGCAAACGAGAGTTACGCAACCTGCAATATTTTTGCATTCGGTTATATTGGCAAACTGCATAAAGGATTTTTCGCCTTCAATGTCGGCAGGGCACTCACTTGGCGAGTTTTCGGCATTGGTTGCTTGCAAAGCTATGTCGTTTGAGAGCGGACTAAAATTAGTTTACGCAAGAGCTATGGCAATGCAAGAAGCATGCGAAATGCAACCTTCAACAATGGCAGCTATATTAGGATTGGATGACGAAAAAGTTGAAGCTGTCGTTAACGAAATTGACGAAATTGTTGTTGCAGCAAATTATAATAGTCCGGGACAAGTTGTTATCTCCGGTTCAATAAAAGGGGTGGAGTTAGCTTGCGAGGCATTGAAACAAGCCGGAGCAAGACGTGCCTTACCTTTAAAGGTTGGCGGAGCTTTCCACTCGCCGCTGATGGAGCCGGCAAGAGTTAAATTAGCCGAAGCTATAGAAAAAACAGCTTTTAGCGAACCTATTTGTCCTATTTATCAAAACGTTGATGCTTTACCATATACCAATCCTGACAAAATTAAGCAAAACCTTATCAATCAGCTGACATCTCCTGTACGCTGGACTCAGATTGTTAAAAATATGGTAAAAGACGGTGCTACAAGTTTTATTGAAGTAGGACCAGGAAGCGTACTACAAGGATTAGTTAAGAAAATAAACCCCGAATCGGAAACATCGGCAGGTACGGCTGAGTAGGAAGATTTGCTTTTGGCTATTGGCTGTTAGCCATTAGCAAATAACAATGAGTAATTACCAATCAGCCCCTGAAGTTTGGGGATGTTTCGACATTTTCGGTCATTGAGTGCCGATATTGAGCGAAGCGAGATATCGGTGTATCGAAATGCCGAAAATGGGGAATAGTTTCAAGTTCTGAATTTTTCTCAATAGCCGTGTCTTTAAAGGCACGGCTATTGAAGCGAAATGCCGAAAATATTACCCCGCTCGCTTTGCAAAAGCGAGCGAGCATCGATAATAACAATTTGCTGGCGCGCTTTTGTAAAGCGTGTCAGCAAAAGTAATTGCTAATTACTAATTGAAAATTGACCCGTAACCCGTAACCCGCAACACAAAAAAGCTAACAGCTTTTTACAATTCTTCCTGCAACCACTGCATAACTTTCTTAGTAGCACCTGTGCGAGCTTTAATATAACTAAGGCAGTTTTGGCTTGCTTCTTTGTATCGTTGTTTGTTGTTGATTAGCTCGTTAACGGTTTTCTCCAAAACAAATTGGTTGTGAACGACAGTAACGGCATCACGTTGGATAAGGTCGTATGCTTCTTGAAATTTACTCATTTTAGGACCTATAATAATTGGCAATCCGAAGGCTGCAGGTTCTAAAATATTATGAATACCATCGCCAAAGCCACCACCAACGTACGCAATGTAACCGTATTTATAAACTTCCGAAAGCATGCCAATTGTATCTAATATCATGACTTTGGCATCTTTTGTATCATTAATGCAAGCTTGCGTGTATCTTATGGTGTTGCACTTTGTGCTTAGCATTAGTTTCAAAATCCTTTCTTCGTTAATTTCGTGAGGTGCAATGATGTACCTTAACGGGATTTCACTGTTTTCGACCAAACTCAATATTAGTTCTTCATCTTTTTCCCATGTGCTGCCGCCTATAAGCACCAAATTGTCTTTACAAAAAGCTTCTAAAACAGGGAAATTGATATCTTTTTGCGAAACTTCGAAGACTCTATCAAAACGTGTGTCGCCACTAATGCTGACGTTGTTTATGCTGATAAATTCTAAAAGCTGTTTTGAATCTTCATTTTGCACAAAAATATGTTTGTATCCCGAAAGTATCTTGCGAGCCCATGAGCCGTACCATCTGAAGAATATTTGTTCGGGACGGAAAATTCCTGAAATTAGCACTATAGGGATATTATTTTTTTGAAGTTGTTCTAAGATATTGTACCAAAATTCGTATTTAACAAAAAATGCTATGTCAGGTTTGGTAATTGCAACAAATTTTTTTGCATTCTTTGGCGTATCAATGGGAAGATATAGAATAAGGTCGGCACCGACGTATGCTTTGCGTACTTCGTATCCCGAAGGACTGAAAAAAGTAAGCAAAATTTTATAATCGGGGTGTTGCTTTCTAAAAGCTTCGATTATAGGTCTTCCTTGTTCAAATTCGCCAAGAGACGCACAATGAAACCAAGCTTTTTTGGTATCGGGTTTGTTGAAGCCGTTACGCTCTAAGGCGATTTTTAATCCTTCGAAATAATAATTACGACCTTTAACCCACAAGCGAGCTTTGCGGTTGAAAATGGAACTTATTCTTATACCGAAGTAGTATAAGTAAATGCCAATATTGTATAGAAACTTAGAGAACATCGTTAAACATGTTAGTAATAATAATATTCGGTTTTTGTTTTCGGATAAAATGGCAACATCCAGCCGACTTTAATGCTGGTTAGCATGTCGAAACGCTTTTCGTCGGCGTATTTCATATCATTGAAATAGTAAACGCGTCTGTTTTGTGTGTACGCCTGAACCGATTCAATGCCGATTTTAAAATTTATACGTGTATTATCTCCCTGATAATGAAAACCAACATATTCAACGACTGCCGGTCCGTTGCATAAATGGTCGTAGCCCTTTTTGTAATCGCCGTCAAGTTGCGGAACGTTGTTGTTTGGTACGTCAATTCTGATTTTATGCTGCATAAAACCTGCTCCAATTTGAAACATAATACCCGAATTCGGATTAATTTTCGGTATCGGCACAAGTTTGCCTGCTTTTACGAATGCTGTAAATCCCCTTTGTGTAAGCATAATGTTGGACAAGGTTCCGAGCATATCTATTACGCCGTCGGGAGTGGATATACCGCTTAAAATCGAGTCGGGATGATTGATTTTATCTTTGAAAATAAAATTTCCTTCCAACTCTAAATTCCACCCTGTAGCCGATTTAAATAAAAACGAACCGCCAATTTGGTGCGAAGGACCAAAACGCTCTGAAAGATCACCCGAAGGGAAACCGAAACCGTAATGAACGGACAAAACGTTTATGTTCATTGAGGTATCTATTAATTTGACATGTGACCCTCGCTGCGAATATGAGTTAAATGAAATAAGAATAGCAACAAGTACCAATAGTAAGGTTTTATTCATATGGCAATATTTACGCGTTTTTATCGACAGCATGATAAAAATTGAGTAGTTCTTTTTATTCTGCAAAGGTAGTAATTATTAAGTTAATAGGTAAAAAATTTATGGACATAAATTTTTGGTGGTTGGTGATTGGTGGAGAGTGGAGAGTGGTGAGTGATGAGTGATGAGTGGTAATCGGTGTTTAGAGGTTGAGTTTCGTGCTTTTGCACCCTTCACCCTTCACCCACCACCATTTAATTATCAATACATCGCTTACAGTATAAAAAGTGTTAATCTTTTTCAAAATAATATAATATCGAATTAAATATTTATCTTTGAACTTTTAAAACTACAGATATGAACAACTTTACAATGTACAACCCTACTAAACTTCACTTTGGTAAAGGATGTTGCGAGAAGCTTGGCGAGAAAGCAAAAAAATTAGGAAATAAGGCATTGCTTATTTACGGCAAAAATTCAATAAAAAAGAATGGAATTTACGACTTGATTGTCGAGCAGTTGGAAAAAAACAATATGACTTATGTTGAGTACGGAGGAATTAAGTCTAATCCGTTGAATACCGATGCCGACGAGGCAGTTGCTCTCGGACGTGATGCCAAAGTCGATTGTGTAATTGCTATTGGCGGAGGTAGCGTTATTGATACTGCAAAGATGGTGGCGATATGTATTCCTACCGACAATAAAGTGTGGGATTTTTATCAGCAAAAAGCCGTACCCGAAAAATCTGTTCCGCTTATAGCTGTACTTACTCTTGCAGCTACAGGTTCGGAAATGAACGGTATTGCGGTTCTTCAAAATCACGAAACACAACAAAAATTCGGTTACCGCAGCAAATATTGTTTCCCGATGCATTCTTTTTTAGACCCGACTTTCACATTTTCAGTTCCGGCAAATTACACGGCTTACGGCGTAGCCGACCTTATCGCTCACAGTTTGGAGGCATATTTTGGTGCGGGCGAATGTACTTTGTCCGATAGATTTTGTTTCAGTATAATTTCTGATGCTATTCATTGGTCGGAAAGACTTTTCAAAAACCTGCACGATTACGATGCACGAGCCGCCATAATGTACGATGCAACAATGGCTCTTAACGGACAAATAGCCTACGGAAAAGCCAATACCGATTGGGGTGTCCATGCGTTGGGACATAACTTGTCGTTGCTGTTCGATACGCCGCACGGAGCAAGTCTTTCCATCATGTATTTGGCATGGATGAAACATTTTAAACCCACAATTGAACAAAAACTCATAAAGTTGGGTAAGGTAGTCTTTAATGTAGAAACCGCCGACGAATGCATTAACAAGTTTGAAGAATTTTTCAAATCTATTAATACGCCCACAAGGTTGTCGGAAGCAAATATTTTTGAAAAAGATTTTGATAAAATTATTGAGTCTTTTGTTCATAATAGAGCGACAGGATACAATATCAAGATAACCGAAAAAGACTACGCACCGATATTGAAGTTAGCTCGATAATTATACGTTTTACAGGTGGATTTGTTTTTCAGAAAATACGGCAGCGGACAAAATATTATTATTTTGCACGGATTGTTCGGTCAGAGCGACAACTGGATTCCCGTAGCCCGACTTTTGGAAAAGAACTTTACAGTCTGGTTGCCCGATTTAAGAAATCACGGACAATCGCCGCACAGCGACGAGTTTAACTATTCAGTTATTGCTCACGATGTTTGCCAATTTGTTTCAAAACATAATATCACCGACTTTGTAATTGTAGGTCATTCTATGGGAGGCAAGGCAGCACTTAAAATTTCTGCCGATAATATTTGTCCTGTCAAAGCTCAAATTATTATCGATATTGCTCCCAAGCAATACCAAGTGTCTGAATATCATTTGAATATACTCAAATGTATGCAAAATTTGGATTTAGATGAACTGAAATATATCAGTAATGTTGAAAAAGAGCTGAAACGCCTGCAATTCGACGACTTTACAATTAATTTGATAATCAAGAATTTGAAGTATGTCGATAAGAAATTAGTCTTTAAGCTGGACGTAGAAAGCATTTACAACAATATTTCCAATATTACGGCTCCCATTATTGCAAATAAGCCAATAGAAACCAAAACACTGTTTATAAAAGCCGATGAATCGGATTATATAAAAGCTGAGGATTTTGCTTTAATAAAAGAAAGCTACGTAAATGCCGAGTTGCGTATCATAGCTTCGTCTGACCATTATGTTCATGTTAGGAAACCGGTAGAGTTGAGCAGTTTAATAAGTGAGTGGTTTATGGTGGAAATGAATAATTAACAATGAGCAATGAGCAATTACTAATTATTCATTGATAATTGATAATCGCATGAGCCCCGCAACACGTAACTCGCAACCCGCACCACGCAACCCTAACAATTCGGAAATAACGATAAAGAAACCTTATCTAAAACATCTTTTGAGTTTTGCTTATCAGCGTGTAATTGCTCAATAAGAGCTTCTAAGTTTTTAAAACGTATTTCATCTCGCAATCGTTTTACAAAAAATAAGCGAACATCTTTGTCGTAAATATCTTCATCAAAATCAAAAATATTTGTTTCAATGGTCAAATGATGTTCGTCAATTGTGGGTCGGTAGCCGATATTAGTCATGCACTTGTAAAACTCGTCGTTAACGCAGAGGTAACAAGCATAAACTCCAATTTTTGGTATTAGTTTATCGTTGTTGTCAATTTTTATGTTTGCCGTAGGAAAGCCCATTTTTCTTCCTAACTGATTGCCTTTAACCACAGTGCCGGAAATAAAATAGTCGTAACTTAGCAGTTTGTTTGCATCGGGAATATTGCCCAAATTTATGCAATCCTTAATATCCGCCGATTTCACAATAGTATTATTGACTTTCTCATCGGGAATTTCAATTAATTTGAAATTATTTTTCTGAGCCGTATTTCTCAATTCATTGATGTTTGTATTCATTTTCGATAGAAAATCATCGCTATTGAAGAAAAACAAAGTATCGATTTTTATGTTTTTAAGAATAGTGCTTTCTAAAAACTCGCAAGTGTTAAGGTCTGCCAACCACCTGTTAAACGGCACAACAACCAACGCATCAACACCCAATTGCTCAAGCATAAGTTGTTTTTCGTCTTCGCTAAGCAAGAGCTTAAAGTTGATGTCGTTGTACAAAACCTTTTCGGGAGGCGGCACAAAAGTAATTACGCAACTTTTTATATTTTGTTCCAATGAGATTTCGGTTAAGGATTTCAACACCTTTTTGTGTGTTAGATGAATTCCGTCGAAAGAACCTATTGCAACATTATATTTTATTTTTGAGTCAAAATCTGTCCAATTATGATATAGCTTCATATTCCTGCGTATTTCTTGTTTATGATAATTGCTGCAATTTGAATAGCGTTGGTAGCAGCACCTTTTCTGAGGTTGTCGGAAACAACCCACATGTTGAGAGTGTTTGGCTGTGTGTGGTCAATTCTGACTCTGCCTACAAAAACTTCATCTTTGTTTTGAGCCGATAAAGGAGTAGGGTAAAGGTTTATGTCGTTACAGTCGCTTAGTATTACGCCTGACGTGGAACTTATAATATCTTTAACTTCGTTTAGCGAAAAAGGTTTTTCAAATTCGGCGTTAATAGCTTCGGAATGAGCCACCATAACCGGAACTCGCACCACAGTTGCACTGACTTGTATATTATTGTCGTTGAAGATTTTACGAGTTTCGTTAACAAGTTTTTCTTCTTCCGAAGTGTATCCGTTTTCGTTAAAATCTCCGCCTTGCGGAATTACGTTCAAATCTATAGTATGCGGATAAGCCATTGCAGACGGTGTTATGCCTTGCCTTTCACAAGTCAGTTGTGTTAAACCTTTATGTCCGGAACCCGAAACCGACTGATATGTAGAAACAACAATTCGTTTCAGTTTGTAATGTTTGTGCAACTCCGAAAGAGCAAGCACCATTTGTATTGTCGAGCAATTAGGATTAGCAATAAGTTTAGTGTTTTCGTTTACGCAATCGCCGTTAATTTCTGGAACCACAAGAGGTACATCATCGTGAAGTCGCCATGCAGAGCTGTTGTCGATGACAAAGCATCCCATTTTTGTAAATTCTTTCGCATAAGAAATCGACAATTCCGAACCACACGAAAAAATTGCAATATCAGGCGATTTCTGCAAGCAATCGCTTATGGTCATTACTTCGTGGTATGCGCCATTAAACAATAATTTTTTCCCTTTCGATTTTTCGGAAGCAACAAAAAATATTTCTTTTATCTTGCTCAAAGGGAAATAATTTTCTTCGGATAAGACTTCCAACAGGGTCTCTCCAACTAATCCGGTTGCTCCTATTATTGCTAATTTCATTGTTAAAAATATTTTTGCAACTTATTGTTAATAAAAAAATAATAACAACAATTTTACATTTAATTGTTCAGAAATCATTAGTTTTGAAAACTACAAAAATACATATCAATTTGCTAAACAAGACAGAAATATGAAAAAATTATTGACGGTTTTATTTGCAATTCTTTCGTTGTCAGCGTATTGTCAGCTTATTGACGATTTTTCCGATGGCGATTTTACTAACAACCCAACTTGGGTAGGCGATGTTGATGCGTTTACTGTAAATACTTCGTATCAGTTGCAACTAAACAGTAGCGGCTCGGATATATCGGCATTGTGTACTTCTATTCAAGTCCCGACGGAAGTGGAGTGGTCATTTTGGGTAAAATTACCTTTTTCTCCTTCGAGCAACAATAATGCAAGGGTTTATTTAATAGCCGATAACAGCGACTTAAAACAAGATTTAAACGGCTTTTATATTCAGCTTGGCGAATCCGGTTCCAACGATGCTATAGAACTAGTCAAGCAAAGCGGAAGTCAGCATACGGTTATTTGTCGCGGTCAAGATGGAGCCATAGCTTCGTCGTTTACGGCACGCATAAAAGTTACTCGCACCGACGATGGATTGTGGTCGATATATAGCGATATGAGCGGAAATGAAAACTACATTTTGCAAGCTACCGGCAACGACAATACGCCTATTGTAGGACAATACATGGGAGTTTATTGCAAATACACGACTTCCAACAGCAATAAGTTTTATTTCGACGATTTTTGTGCAGGTGCTATACAATACGACACCACTCCGCCGCAAGTGCTGTCGGTTAAGCCAATTTCCGATAATTCAATTGATATTGTGTTCAACGAAGCCGTTACAGATGCTACAGCCGGCAATGCCAATAACTACAAGCTTTTGCCTAACAATATTACTCCTTATCAGGTGGAGGTTTTAGACCATGCGACAGTCAGATTAATTTTTAATATTTCCTTTGAAAGCGATTTAATTTACAAGGTTCAGATTAAAAATATTTCCGATTTGGTTGGTAATGTAATGCCACAGACGGAAGTTGAATTTGCTTTTCATTCTGTTTCAGCATTCGATGTTTTGATAAATGAAATAATGGCTGACCCAACGCCTGTTGTTGGCTTGCCCGATGCCGAATATATCGAGTTGTACAATCGCACTGATTTTCCTATTAGTCTTGATAATTGGAAAATGAAAATAGGAAGATATTATAAAGATATATCTGATTTTACATTAGCACCTAAATCGTACGTTATACTTTGCGATGATGGCTCTGTTCCGCTTCTATCGGAGTATGGCGATATAATAGATTTTGAAACTTTTTCGTTGGCAAATTCGGGTGCCACGCTCATTTTGTACGACGATTTGGGTAATGTTATTCATGCAGTTGAATATACCGACAAATGGTACAACAGCGATTACAAAAAAGACGGAGGTTGGTCTTTGGAATTGATTGACCCGAACAATCCTTGTGCTGCACAAAGCAATTGGAGTGCATCGGTTAGCGATTTGGGAGGAACTCCCGGAAGTATAAACTCCATTTATGCATCAAATCCCGATACTACCAACCCGAAAATTTTGCGTGTAGGTGTTATTGATGAGTTTAATGTAGAAGTTTGGTTTACCGAGACTTGCGACAGCATTCAGATTGCAGATGTAAACAATTATTCAATAGATAATAACATAGGCACACCGCTACGAGTTATTTTGTTTCCGCCTTTTTACAACAGAGTGCAATTGGTTTTGCCTACGGCTTTGCAAGCAGGAACTTTGTACAGCTTACAATGTTCGCAACTGATAAGCGATTGCGTTGGAAATACTTTTGTGCACACTGAGGGTGCAATTTTTGCAATTCCGACTCAAGCAGCCGAAAACGATATAGTTATTAATGAATTTTTGTTCAATCCGTTTGCCGGAAGTGTTGATTGGGTCGAGATTTGGAATGTGTCCGAAAAAGTTATCGATTTAAAAACCTTGGTTTTATCAAATTACGATACTTCTACCAATGCAATTTTGAGTTATCACGAAATATCCGAAAATTCGCTGCTGATGCTGCCGCAACAGTACTATGTGCTTAGTACTTCGCAAGAAAAAATTAAACCATACTACACCATACAAAATCCCGATGCTTTTATTGATATGAACTCAATGCCTACCATGAATAATGAAGACGGAACGATTGCCTTATGTGCCAAAGGCGGTGGGTTTATTGATAAAGTGGCTTACACTTCCGATATGCACTTTGCTTTGCTAAAAGATGTAAAGGGTGTTTCGTTAGAACGTATTAATCCGCAGACATCGTCGAGCCAGAGGAGCAATTGGCATTCGGCAGCAGAAACGGCAGGGTTTGCAACGCCCGGATACATAAATTCGCAATTCTCTCCGGTTGCGGTATCTGATGCACAATTGGACTTGGAACCCGAAGTGTTTTCGCCCGATAACGACGGCTACAACGATGTGTTGAAAATTTCAGTAAATAAAATAAAACCAGGAAGCGTAGTAAATATCACCATATTCGATTCTTTCGGTCAGATTGTTAGAAAACTGACTAACAACGAGCTTTCGGGAACATCGGCAGTGTTTTATTGGGACGGATTAAAAGATAATAACCAAAAAGCAAGTATTGGCAGATATATTGTCTTTGTTGAGGCATATGATTTGGAAGGCAAAGTCGTTAAATTGAAAAAGACAACCGTACTTGGGGGAAAGCTGTAAGTTTTTAGGTTAATTTTAATTGATTGTCCTATATGCTATTGGCTGGTGCGTGTTATCCCGAAGTTTCGGGACGGGTTGCGTGGTTCGTGTTACGTGTTGCGTGGTTCGTGGTTCGTGGGATTTTCGACTTCCAACAAATTCAGCTAACGGCTGTCTTACAGTGAGGGTTCGGTGCTACGCACCTTGAACGTATGTGCAATTTATTCTATAAATGGTTCGGTGCTAACGCACCTTTTTGGATAACACCTTTTATGGGAAAGA
This window harbors:
- a CDS encoding aspartate-semialdehyde dehydrogenase, which codes for MKLAIIGATGLVGETLLEVLSEENYFPLSKIKEIFFVASEKSKGKKLLFNGAYHEVMTISDCLQKSPDIAIFSCGSELSISYAKEFTKMGCFVIDNSSAWRLHDDVPLVVPEINGDCVNENTKLIANPNCSTIQMVLALSELHKHYKLKRIVVSTYQSVSGSGHKGLTQLTCERQGITPSAMAYPHTIDLNVIPQGGDFNENGYTSEEEKLVNETRKIFNDNNIQVSATVVRVPVMVAHSEAINAEFEKPFSLNEVKDIISSTSGVILSDCNDINLYPTPLSAQNKDEVFVGRVRIDHTQPNTLNMWVVSDNLRKGAATNAIQIAAIIINKKYAGI
- a CDS encoding iron-containing alcohol dehydrogenase → MNNFTMYNPTKLHFGKGCCEKLGEKAKKLGNKALLIYGKNSIKKNGIYDLIVEQLEKNNMTYVEYGGIKSNPLNTDADEAVALGRDAKVDCVIAIGGGSVIDTAKMVAICIPTDNKVWDFYQQKAVPEKSVPLIAVLTLAATGSEMNGIAVLQNHETQQKFGYRSKYCFPMHSFLDPTFTFSVPANYTAYGVADLIAHSLEAYFGAGECTLSDRFCFSIISDAIHWSERLFKNLHDYDARAAIMYDATMALNGQIAYGKANTDWGVHALGHNLSLLFDTPHGASLSIMYLAWMKHFKPTIEQKLIKLGKVVFNVETADECINKFEEFFKSINTPTRLSEANIFEKDFDKIIESFVHNRATGYNIKITEKDYAPILKLAR
- a CDS encoding alpha/beta fold hydrolase, translated to MDLFFRKYGSGQNIIILHGLFGQSDNWIPVARLLEKNFTVWLPDLRNHGQSPHSDEFNYSVIAHDVCQFVSKHNITDFVIVGHSMGGKAALKISADNICPVKAQIIIDIAPKQYQVSEYHLNILKCMQNLDLDELKYISNVEKELKRLQFDDFTINLIIKNLKYVDKKLVFKLDVESIYNNISNITAPIIANKPIETKTLFIKADESDYIKAEDFALIKESYVNAELRIIASSDHYVHVRKPVELSSLISEWFMVEMNN
- a CDS encoding bifunctional riboflavin kinase/FAD synthetase, with the protein product MKLYHNWTDFDSKIKYNVAIGSFDGIHLTHKKVLKSLTEISLEQNIKSCVITFVPPPEKVLYNDINFKLLLSEDEKQLMLEQLGVDALVVVPFNRWLADLNTCEFLESTILKNIKIDTLFFFNSDDFLSKMNTNINELRNTAQKNNFKLIEIPDEKVNNTIVKSADIKDCINLGNIPDANKLLSYDYFISGTVVKGNQLGRKMGFPTANIKIDNNDKLIPKIGVYACYLCVNDEFYKCMTNIGYRPTIDEHHLTIETNIFDFDEDIYDKDVRLFFVKRLRDEIRFKNLEALIEQLHADKQNSKDVLDKVSLSLFPNC